In Elaeis guineensis isolate ETL-2024a chromosome 1, EG11, whole genome shotgun sequence, a genomic segment contains:
- the LOC105034637 gene encoding pyrophosphate-energized vacuolar membrane proton pump isoform X2, with protein MGAAILTDLLTEILIPVAAVVGIGFALVQWGLVSRVKLSPEKQGPPAGSNNKNDYSDYLIEEEEGLNDHNIVVKCADIQRAISEGFGANSGVLDSSLN; from the exons ATGGGAGCGGCGATACTGACGGATCTCTTGACGGAGATCCTGATCCCGGTGGCTGCCGTTGTGGGGATTGGGTTCGCCTTGGTACAGTGGGGGCTGGTGTCGAGGGTGAAGCTGTCGCCGGAGAAGCAGGGGCCGCCGGCGGGGAGTAACAACAAGAACGACTACTCAGACTACCTCatcgaggaggaggaggggctCAATGATCACAACATCGTCGTGAAGTGCGCTGACATACAACGCGCCATCTCCGAAG GATTTGGTGCAAATTCTGGAGTTCTGGATTCGTCTCTAAATTGA